The window ttatatagtcTCACTCGGTTCCAATGCTAGTAAAGTAGTAATGTCTGTGTAGCTGAATTGCTTTGCTTCTTTCTATCCAATTTGTTTCTCGGGTTTGGCATTTTTCCCTTCAAAGATTAAGTAGCCTCATAAATTATGATTTTTGTGAACTGGGTTAAATTGTTCTATTGCATGCAATTTAGTTCAATTTTATCTCCACATTTGTGAGTTTTGTAATTGGGGCACTGTTGTAGTGGTTGAACTTTTCTGTTTGGTTAGCCTTTTTTGTTCTAAGTTGaatggtaagggtatggagtgTGCAAAATTTTtgttccctttttttctttttgagttATTTAGTTAGATTTATAGCTGAGAAGATAAACCAAGGTTTTTAATTGTACTCTTATGGTTGTGTGATAGTTTGCAGCATTAGCATGAGTATGGATCCAGTTCGTGAATGGATTCTTTCTGAAGGGAAAGCCACAAAGATAACCAAGATTAGTCCTGTTGGTGGTGGTTGCATCAACCTTGCTAGTCGCTATGACACTGATTCTGGTTCTTTCTTTGTTAAAACAAACAGGTAAAAGTATACCCTAATCTCCCTGAGGTTTATGGTATATGATGctcaggtttagggtttaggggatAGGTGTAAATTACcccttttctaaattgattttgaACTGTTTCCAACTATTATGCTATTGAAAGTTGAAACCCTATGTCAGGAGTATTGGACCATCAATGTTTGAAGCAGAGGCTCTTGGTTTAGGGGCTATGTATGAAACCAGGACAATCCGTGTGCCTAGGCCATATAAGGTCAGATGGTTTAACATTAGAGATGTGAATACTGTTGTTTGTTATTTGTAACATGCCAGCTTGAGGTAACTTGTTGCTTGAAATTATAGGTTGGAGAGCTTCCCACTGGTGGTTCCTACATCATTATGGAATTCATAGAATTCGGCGCTTCCAGAGGCAATCAAGTGAGCTGCACCCAAATTACTGCTAATTAGGAAAACTTATGAAGCCTAGTTGTAATTTATTGCTTCCCAGTCTGTTCTAGGGAGGAAACTTGCTGAGATGCATAAAGCCGGAAAATCTAGCAAAGGCTTTGGTTTTGATGTCGATAACACCATTGGCAGGTATAAGAGGCTCTCTTCATCAAATGTGGCTTTGTTATTGGCTTGTTGCAATTGCTATTGTTATCATTCATGTGACCAAGTAGTCCATTTTCAGCGTTTATAAATATCTAAAATAGAGATCACTCTGTACTAATTAATATCTGATGAGATAATCTTTGTTACGCTGTAGTACTCCACAAATAAACACGTGGTCATCGGATTGGATTCAATTTTATGGAGAGCATAGATTGGGTTACCAGTTGAAGCTAGCATCGAGACAATATGGCGACAGTCTCATTTATGAAAGAGGTAATTTTTTATCTGGGAACAGAATAGAAATATGGttcctttgtggtataagttttTACCAAACTCAAGAAAAGATGATGTAGTACACAAGGTTCTCACTTGGTGGGGTTCTAGAGAGGGTAGATTTATGCAACATTGTCCGAACAAGCACGAGTCTTTTCCAAGAACAAGCACgagtcttttccaagataacaacGGCCTAAATATTTTATTAAGATTTGTCAAACTCGTCATTAGCTCGCGAACTTTGCTTATCCTTGTTTGGATTATCTATAAGCATCAACATTTTTTATTGTGGAGCTACTTTAGCTTAATAATATTTTGAATGTAGTATAATTCTTTGCTTAATAGGACAAAGACTGGTGAAAAGCATAGGAAAACTATTTGAAAATGTGGCGATAGAACCATGCTTACTACACGGAGACTTATGGAGCGGAAACATCAGCTCTGACAAAAATGGAGAGCCTGTCATATTGGATCCAGCGTGCTACTGTAAGTTGCAATCCTAAAAGTTTTTTCTGTAGGTAAGAATGCAAAGTATGAAAGCTCAGATCAATTGAGGCGTAGGTGCAAGCAAAACCCTGTAATTTCGGTTAATAATTGAACCTGTTAAGATTATGTTAGCTACACAGTTTTTTGAAGAATAAATTGGACTGATTGTGGTGTCTGTTTTCCTGTTCCATAGATGGACACAGTGAGGCAGAATTCGGAATGTCTTGGTGTGCCGGCTTTGGAGCATCATTCTATAATTCATATTTTGAGGTAATGTTTGTTAGCTGACATCTACTTATGATTCATAACTATCTTGCACCACATTTTATCCTAGCTAAATTATTGTATACCTTGACTTGCCATGATGACATGAACTTGTTTTAACTATTAATGTCTTGCTATCAGTTTCATGAAGAAATTTTCTGATGCTAATAGTTTCCTTATGGTATGCAGGTGATGCCTAAACAGCCAGGTTTTGAGGAGAGAAGAGACCTGTATATGCTGTATCATTATTTAAATCACTATAATCTCTTTGGTTCTGGATACAGATCATCAGCTATGTCCATAATTGATGATTATCTTGCACTTTTAAAAGCTTAGGATTGCTTGCATAATTGTCAAGGATGATTTGTGAATATAAGATCCTTTTTTTCTTGTACATTTCACTACTTACATTTCCCTTCCTCAGGTCTCAGTATATAAGAATGCTGAATGCTGTTTCATATAAATGAAAATGTAAGGAAATAAAACTTATGTATGTTTAGATGTTCTTGATAATAATAGGAAAGTTATATTTAAAGATCAAAATTAAGTAAAAACCAGCATTGAGTCTTTATGACAATTTTGTCGACTCCAAAgtacaaaattaatgaaaataataacaaatgaacATTGAAAAATCATAAGCTACTGATTAACTTTTTATACTCTTCCAACCCTTTCCACATTTTCAAGTAACTGCATCATTCAGAGTGATTCCTTCCACTGTCAGAGTAGCCTCTTCAGAATCCTTGTTAGCTACAAAATTCACCAAAATAATAATGAGAATCaccttaaataataataaagaataaatatccttaaaaatatagaagaaaaatgATAAACTTGCATGACTTATAATACCTGGACTATAAGCTTTTTAGCCAACTATCTAAATCCTCATCACAGGCATTCTCAGTTTCCTTTGAAATATTGAAGATCTCATCAACATTTCCTGATGGTACTGAAGGAAATGCAGGAAACTGTTGACACATGTCATTCTCCATCGACATCGAACGATTCAAATCACTGTTTTCAGCAGTATAATCCTTAGAGGAAACCTCGTAAGAGGTTTCTTCAGGATCAAGTAGCCGACTCCAGCTAGTGAAACAAGACCCAGTATTTGTCATCATTGTTTCAAAATCTTCAGTTGGGTCTAATTGATCTTCTTCAGAAACTCTTCCATCAGTATAACTTTCTTCTTGGCTAATCACAGATTCCACACCATTGCCATTCATCTCACCTTGCACCAGTGTCCCTGGGAGTAATTGGTTTTGGCTCAAAGCTGGTTCATGAACAGTTGGAATTTCTGTGGAAGGAAGATGTGCAGGAGCATCAAGAAATTGCTCTGACTTGCAATGGAAGAGATCCTTCGATTGGTATGATCCTAAATTTGACTCGGATGATAGAATTTTCCTTTGATATTGAATTTCACTATCTTGCGCTTTCAAAGATTGGCGATATTTCTGAAATAATCAAACAAATTTCTCTTTTATGCACTACTTTTTTGTCCAAATTAAGTGTCTTTTAAGGTTTTAACATgcataataagaaattaaaattaagcAAAACTCAAGAAATAGTGCTGATGACAGATGTTTATGAACAAAAGTTTTTAACTAAACACTTATTCTTTCTTCAACAGAAGGAGTAGATGATAATGCTAATGTTAATGCAGAAAGATTATCAACACTATTTAGCATCTAGCATCGCCATATTAACACTGGCAATTTTAATGCACCAAAACTGATTGAATATGcataaatcatgttccaaaaaCATTCTGCATATTAAAAACAAACTTAGGAAGAGTGTTGCACTTTAGAAAAGAACAAACCTGTAAATAGCTtgaaacatgctcttttgtgacTCCTGGCACATTCATatactcatgtattttcttaggaCCAGCTAATCatcataagaaaaagaaaacagcaACCATTATCATTACTGTACAAGACTATAAGCATGTAGCAAGTAGCCATGGCAAGAAATCGAAAAGGATTAAATAAGTTTTCGGTTCTGTAAACTTAGTGGTTTATAGTTTTGAACTATTGAAGATGATGGTAGAGATCAATTTCATTTGTTTCTGAATATCTTTtcagaaaccaaaaccataaattgctaattttaaaggAATCAAAAAACTTATTTGAGtcaatgaagaaaaaataaacttGGGTTAAATCTTACCACCAGATCCTGCTAATATAACAGCTTCCATGAACTTCATATGCAAATGATCAGTCCACCTAATCCTTTTCCTTCTCTGGACCACTGATGATTCAACAAGTTCTTgttttttctctttgttattattattgttattattattcagtGGTTTGCATTCTTGATCCTTGTTCACTATGATACTCTTTGATCCATTTTGATCAGTGGTTACTGTTGAAACTTTTGTGTTGCATGATGCAAATTTCCAGAGGCCCTTTAAATCAGAAAGTAGAAGTGGCTTTATGAAATAGAGTTTAGCTCCTTTGCTTAGTGCTTTTGACTTTGAAGTTTGATTTTCATCAGCACTCATAACTACAATGCAATCAAACATATACTTTGGTCAatgattttggtttctattttttttttttttcaatatttattattattatttaattattattaggattttatagaaatagaaaagaaaatagtagAATAACAGAAGTTTATGGTATGTTTGGTTTATAAAaacattttataattttattttttgtatattctattttcataatttattgtaaaaaaatattaaaataaacgaaaagaattttattttatttaagagtttaaTTAGACAGATTAAAAAAGTAATATGAGAACTTACTGAAAGATGGGATGTCATAGCTTTCTCTGATTTTGTCAATGAGTTCAAACATTTTCATGTCAGGCAAATGAATCTCCATGAGCACAAGGTGAAGCTCATTCTTCTCAATAATTGATAAAGCATCAGAACCTAGTTTAGCAGTCACAACTGatagggaaaaaaaaaaatataagatccAATTAAAATCAGTCAAAAATGAGAAATTACAGAGATAAAAAAGTAAAGATTAAATACATTGTACTTTTGTACCAAGTACAATAGTTAAAAAATGGTTAGTTTTAGATTGATCTTAAAATGATTATGAGTCAATTTATTccttaaaatatttaattcttCAGTCTAGTTCCAAAATAATATCAATACGAGTCAAGTTGAATTGTCTTTCAACACTAAATTGAGGCATTGAATTTTCAACCTTTTAGagattattttgataattaactcTTAAAAAAAGAGTACTATTAAATAGGAAAAAGAAAACGTTACtaaaaaaagtacaaaaatatgATACATGATTAAATTTGGTCAAAACAGAAATAtacacaaataaaattaaaattttatgaggGGTTCGACCACCATTactaaagatattatttttttttttaaattagtgacACATAATTGCATAAAAGCGTAagagaatttatttaattaaaatctgTATTAGAgttaatttaagaaattaaatCAGTATTAAAGATACATATTATCTTAATGGAGAACCAATAAAATTATCACTCGTATAACTatgttgataaaataatttaaaataatataaatttctaATTGAACTGATACTAAACATTGAaagaacaaattttatttttagttttaaattactatttatgATATATAGtcctacaaattttttttttttggatccaaaataaaataaaattagaaatagaATTAGAAATGCTCTAAATGCTTGGTTcgttttgataaaatatttgtaattaaattagaatttgattttgatgTACATTATAAAGTAGTTTTATACGTGTATATAGTTACGTATTGTCACATCAGTAAAAATAACCACCTTTTACATTAACAACGTCAATAGTTATCCAAAAGATTGTGTGACTGTATAAAACACTTTTTATAtggtcagtgcatcaaaattaaattcattaaattatagatgatttttgaaaaaagattttgtaTATAGTACATATagaacggaaaaaaaaaaaaaaaagagaaccaaATTACCTTCATATCCAAGGATACGAAGCATTTTAGATGCCAATGTTAGAGATGTTGAATCACAATCCACCACCAACACTTTGATTCCAGGTGTTGGAATAGTGTACTTATTACCATAATCCATGGTATTAGAGAGGGTGTAATTTTGAGAATTGAATCTAGCTAGATGCAAAACAAAATATTGTTGAATTAGTGAAGCCCAAGTTCTGCATTTAACTAATTGAGTTCaagtaaaatattattaaatgtttccAGCAATAACTCTTGCCCCTGAAAAACATTAATTAACCAAAATCAccccacaaaataaataaataaaagaaattgtatATAAGGTAATGACAAATTTAGTAGTTTCAATTTTCTGACTCAGCAGTCTAGTCAAAACAAGACCTCATTAAAGATCATAACCTTATTGATGATAAATTAGTTATCTAATTACAAAGAAAACCATAATCTATCTAGAATGACTAGAACCTTTTTCCCTTGTAATGAAGAAATATTTATGAGTTTCAATTCATTCAGTGTAGCAAACataataatctaaaaaaaatactatatatgtatacatcataataagttattatgtatttgtatacatatgtattgtttaatttatttttaatatatatcatatattttataaaattttaaaaatagatatcTAACATTCTGGTAATAAATATTAAAGATTTtatcaaatgaataaaaaaaataatagaattttttacttaaataaaataaatcaatacCAAAATTATTGAATTCccttaaatcaaattttgaaacataaatatcttctttttattattataaattgttCCAAAGGCACGAGGATTATATAATATGTTAACCATGTAACCCAGAAACGATTTATGCATGAATGGCCTAGGAGAATAGGGAGTAAATTGTTACGGGGCACACAGGGCTACATTATAGGTAACGCATAAATCGTCCCATCCTATAAGGATTCACATGATTTTGAGCTAAAACACAAAGACTTGGCACGATTAACGTGTTAAAGCAAACTCTCTCAAGCCTGGCACGATTtatgtataatattttaatttaaattatatctatttaaattttaacttaaaaaataaaaaaaataccttttataatttcaattacTAATTTCATtaataagattaatttaaattaaaaaatactaacaaattataataaaagaatactaaattttaatacataaatttaaattttttctttaaaaaattatcaaaaggtgttaaaaaatataattttaaataatataaattcatgttgtTTTGAGtaacataaatttaattttttatgaaatttttagtattttttgttcatataattttgtttaatcatttttatagatgcatattttttatagaacttttttgtcatttttttatttgattttgtataaattttaattatttttttataattttaattattaattccattaaaaaaaaccaaattaaataaaaaagaatactgacaaattataataaaaagagtactaaattttaatacataaatttaagttttttttttaaaaagtcaaaaggtgttaaaaaattataatgttacataatataaatttatgtgaTTTTAAGTAACATAAATTTAAGCTTTTATAAACTTTTTAGTATTTGTTGctcatgtaatttttttttaataatttttatcgattcatattttttataatttatatattaaaaaatgacaaagaaaaattctataaaaaatatgcatcgataaaaattattaaaaaaattacaaaaataataaaactaaaaaatttataaaaacttaaatttatgcTACTCAAAAccacataaatttatattatgcaaaattatattttttaacacccattgacatttttttaaaaacaaacttaaatttaagtattaaaatttaatactctttttattataatttgttagtattattttttatttaattttattttttaatagaattaataattaaaatttatacaaagctaaataaaaaatgacaaaaaaaattctataaaaaatatgcatcaataaaaataattaaaaaaaacatataaacaaCGATtactaaaaatttcataaaaacttaaatttatgttaCTTAAAacaacatgaatttatattatacaaaattaatattttttaacaccttttgacattttttttaaggaaaaaacttaaatttatgtattaaaatttagtattctttttattataatttgttctctttttttaatttaaattaatcttattaATGAAATTAgtaattgaaattataaaaagtatatttttattttttaagttaaaatttaaatagatataatttaaattaaaatattataaataaaagtagCCTATTATACATAAATCGTGACAGGCTTGAGAGGGTTTGCTTTAACACGTTAATCGTGGAAGGAATCAGAGACTGGTGAGTGAGAGCAAGGAGAATGagtgagagagaagggagagttcAGAGAAGAGTGATTTGATCAGTGAAGGATTTCATTGCATTGACTGAGACTTACAGTAGTACAAGACTTATATAGCATACACTAGAAGTTTCTGAAGATACCAGATCAGCAGACTTAACTAACCTCCTAACAAACTTAACAGCTAGATAAACTTGATTAACTGACTGGCCCTCTTTGTTCACTTTCAATATCTTCTTTCACTCTATCATACTCCCTCAAACTCAAGGGAGCTGAATCTTCAGAATTCTGCACCTTGAGTTTGCCTCTGAGATCAAGGAACGCTGCTGATGGAAGAGCCTTGGTGAGAGTGTCAGCAATTTGAGCTGAGCCTAGTATATGACTTACCTGAACCTCATTTCTTGTCACATAATCCCTTACGAAGTGCAAGTCAATCTCAAAATGTTTCGTTTTTGAGTGGAGAATGAGATTTGCTGCCAGCAAGACTGCACTCTGATTGTCACAATAAGCCATGGGGGCTTCAGGAACACTCCACTTTAGCTCACTTAACAATCCTTTTATCCAGATTAGTTCAGCAACTAAGTCTGCTAATGTCCTGTACTCAGCCTCTGTGCTGGATCTGGCTACTGTCCCTTGTTTCTTAGACTGCCACGATATTAAATTCCTGCCCAAATAGACACAGAAGCCTCCAACTGATTTGCGATCATTGGGATCCCCTGCCCAGTCGGAATAACAATAGGCTTTTAGTGTCAGCAAGGAAGTGGGTGAAGTTTTGTCAATCTTCAAGCCATAGGTTGCAGTGCCACCAACATATCGCATGATTCGTTTGACCAGCTTCCAATGTGTCTCTAGTAGATGCTGCATAAATTGTGCTACTTTGTTCACACTGTATGCTAGTTCAGGTCTGGTAATGGTGAGGTATTGCAGACTCCCCACCATTGAGCGATACATATGAGGGTTTGCAAACTCAGCTCCCCTGTGGCCTGAATTTTCAAGGTGGAGGACAAGGGTGTATGGCATAGTTTGTACCCTGACATTCCTGCTTTGAGCAGCAGGTCTTGAACATATTTACTCTGTGTCAGGAGCAGTCCTCCATCACTGTTTTTAGTAACCTGAATCCCCAAGAAATAATGCAGAGGACCCATGTCCTTTAGAGCAAAGGCAGAGTTCAGCCGTTGAATAACATCAGATATTTCACTTTCTGAGCTACCAGTGATGagtatatcatcaacataaatgaGAACATAAGCAAGAGAGGATGAAGTGTGCCGAACAAAGACCGAAACATCAGACTTGGTGGCAGTGAATCCTAGATCTCGAAGAGCAGTGGAGAGCTTGAAATACCAAGCTCTTGgggcttgcttcaacccatagaGAGCCTTGGTAAGCTTGCAAACCAGTGAACCATCACCAACAGTGAATCCCTGTGGCTGTCTCATATAGACATCTTCATGCAATTCACCATGGAGAAAGGCATTATTCACGTCTAATTGGCGTATAGGCCACGAATTTGCCAGTGCAATGGTCAGTATAACTCGGATGGATGTTGGCTTGACAACAGGGCTGTATGTCTCTGTGAAATCAAAGCCAGGTCTTTGGGAGAAACCCTGAGCAACTAGTCTGGCCTTGTGCTTTTGAAGACTTCCATCAGCATTGTACTTGAGGCGAAAGACCCACTTGCTCCCAATAGCTTCCCTGCCGGCTGGGAGAGGAACCAGGGACCAGGTATTATTCCTTAGAAGAGCTGCAAATTCAGACTCCATGGCACTCTTCCACTTTGGGTCATCTAATGCTTGCTTGACAGACCTTGGCTCCATACTTGCAACAAAAACACGAGGCTTAACAATACCTGCCTTGCTTCTAGTTACCATTGGATGAGTGTTAACAACAGGAACAGAAGGTGGAACTGTTTTCAAATCAGCTATTGGAATTGGAATTGGGACATCTGATGGGGCCCTGTGGGAAGACAATATAGGAGATGGATTATAGGGGCTGggggcagaggagaagaagggaCAGTAGAATTTGGAGGGATTTGTGTTGGGGTTGAAGATGGGATGGTAGGTGAGGCTGTTGTTATAGGCAAGGCAGAAGCTGAGGTTGGTTGTGAGGAGAGTTGCTTGGCCTGTTGAGGGATAATAGGAATACATGGTAGTGGCTGTGGAATAGCAGGTGAGGATTCGAGACTGGGTGGGCAATAGAAACCGAAGGAAGGATCTTTGAAGGGGAATGTGGCTTCATCAAACACAACATGTCTTCTAATGACCACTTTTCTAGAATTTGTGAGACATTTGTAGCCCTTGTGAGAGGTGCCATAACCAAGGAATACACTTGGTGAGGATCTAAAGTCAAGCTTATTTCGGTTGTAGGGCCTCGGGTGAGGAAAACACAAGCAACCAAAGACCTTGAGGTTTTCATAGGATGGCTTCTTGTTGAACAGTTTTTCAGTTGGGGATACTCCATTCAGCACTGGAGTTGGCAAGATATTGATCAGTTGGACTGCTGTAGTGAAGGCTTCACCCCAGAACTTGAGTGGCATAGATGCTGCTGCAAGCATGGTTAGCCCCATTTCCACAATGTGCCTATGCTTCCTCTTACCTGTGCCATTTTGCTGGTGGACATGTGGACATGAAAACCTGTGAATAACACCCTGTTCCTGCAATAATTTTGACAAACTAACATACTCTGCAGCATTATCACTCTGAAAAACCTTAAGTTTGGCATTAAGCTGAAGCTCAGCCATGTGTTGGAAATGCACAAAAACTGTTTTTAATTGAGCTCTACTTTTGATCAGATATAGCCAAGTAAATCTAGAATATGCATCAATAAAGTTCACAAAGTAATTGTTTCCATTGCAATCAGACATTGAAGCTGGACCCCAAATGTCAGAGTACACAAGCTCTAAAGGAGCATTATACACTGTTTGAGACTCAGGAAAGGGTAAAGAGTGAGATTTGCCAATGCAACAAGAGGTACAAAGTGGCTTATTTATAGGAAAAGAAAGATTACAATGCTGTAAAACTTTTGAAACTATATTATGTGAGGCATGTCCAAGACGAGAATGCCACAACATGAATTAATCTGAAGTTGACTGTGAATGTGACTCCACTGAACTGAGCAGTGCAGCAGGTGCTTAAACAGGATGGAAATTCAACAGCTTATACATGCCTTTTTCAACAGTTCCATTCAAAAGTAATTCTTTAGAATCATGGGATTTGACACAACAGCCATGAGAATGAAATTCAAAGAGAACATTGTTGTCACAACAAAATTGATACACACTTAATAGGTTCTTAGTTATATCGGGTACTAGCAACAATTTCTGCATAATGAGATGTTTAGAGCTCAATTCAGTTTTAAAATAGGCTTTTCCAACAGAATTAATGCTCAAACCTGTTCCATTGCCAACAACAACTTGTTCTGCACCGTTATAATTCTCATTTTCAGCTACATTGTGAGGGTCGGGAGTCATGTGATGTGTTGCACTTGAGTCCGAATACCAAACAGAATCAGTGAGAGTTGCTGGATTTGCTATCACAGTGCTGTAATTAGCCCCTGGTTGTTCAAGTTGATGTGGTTTGTTGGTGCTTCTTCCATACGGCTGTGAGTCTTCTTCATACCTATACCAACAAGTTTTGGCTGTGTGGCCAATCTTGTTGCATAGCTGACATTGAGGCCTCTCATAGTTTGATCTTTCATAGTTTTGACTCTGTGTTCTTTCATAATTCTGATTTCTCAACCTATCATCATATTGTTGCTGTTTTCTAAAACCAGAGGGATGCCTTCCTCCTCTGTCGAATCTTCCCCTGCCTCGGAAGCCTCCtcgaaaatttcttgtttgagtccagTTAGCTTGATACTGAGGGCTTTCTTGCAAACTTTCTTGATTTGCATAACTGGATTGTGCTACATGTGCATAAGCTACTTGATTCACCTCAGATTTTCTAAATCTTTTTAACATACTTTCATTGGAAAAAAGCACAACCTCTAACTCTCCAACTGTAATACCTTGCAATCTTGTTAGCAGTGAGGTGAGCAAAGGTGCATACTCTTCGGTTAGGCCATGAAGGAGTACATTAACATGGTCGCTCTCACTCACTGTCTCGCC is drawn from Arachis hypogaea cultivar Tifrunner chromosome 12, arahy.Tifrunner.gnm2.J5K5, whole genome shotgun sequence and contains these coding sequences:
- the LOC112728430 gene encoding protein-ribulosamine 3-kinase, chloroplastic isoform X1, with protein sequence MMSAHVGIISPSTFFPRFPPTSLTKTKINTSPVCSISMSMDPVREWILSEGKATKITKISPVGGGCINLASRYDTDSGSFFVKTNRSIGPSMFEAEALGLGAMYETRTIRVPRPYKVGELPTGGSYIIMEFIEFGASRGNQSVLGRKLAEMHKAGKSSKGFGFDVDNTIGSTPQINTWSSDWIQFYGEHRLGYQLKLASRQYGDSLIYERGQRLVKSIGKLFENVAIEPCLLHGDLWSGNISSDKNGEPVILDPACYYGHSEAEFGMSWCAGFGASFYNSYFEVMPKQPGFEERRDLYMLYHYLNHYNLFGSGYRSSAMSIIDDYLALLKA
- the LOC112728430 gene encoding protein-ribulosamine 3-kinase, chloroplastic isoform X2, yielding MSMDPVREWILSEGKATKITKISPVGGGCINLASRYDTDSGSFFVKTNRSIGPSMFEAEALGLGAMYETRTIRVPRPYKVGELPTGGSYIIMEFIEFGASRGNQSVLGRKLAEMHKAGKSSKGFGFDVDNTIGSTPQINTWSSDWIQFYGEHRLGYQLKLASRQYGDSLIYERGQRLVKSIGKLFENVAIEPCLLHGDLWSGNISSDKNGEPVILDPACYYGHSEAEFGMSWCAGFGASFYNSYFEVMPKQPGFEERRDLYMLYHYLNHYNLFGSGYRSSAMSIIDDYLALLKA
- the LOC112728429 gene encoding two-component response regulator ORR26 encodes the protein MDYGNKYTIPTPGIKVLVVDCDSTSLTLASKMLRILGYEVVTAKLGSDALSIIEKNELHLVLMEIHLPDMKMFELIDKIRESYDIPSFIMSADENQTSKSKALSKGAKLYFIKPLLLSDLKGLWKFASCNTKVSTVTTDQNGSKSIIVNKDQECKPLNNNNNNNNKEKKQELVESSVVQRRKRIRWTDHLHMKFMEAVILAGSGAGPKKIHEYMNVPGVTKEHVSSYLQKYRQSLKAQDSEIQYQRKILSSESNLGSYQSKDLFHCKSEQFLDAPAHLPSTEIPTVHEPALSQNQLLPGTLVQGEMNGNGVESVISQEESYTDGRVSEEDQLDPTEDFETMMTNTGSCFTSWSRLLDPEETSYEVSSKDYTAENSDLNRSMSMENDMCQQFPAFPSVPSGNVDEIFNISKETENACDEDLDSWLKSL